One Mercurialis annua linkage group LG3, ddMerAnnu1.2, whole genome shotgun sequence DNA window includes the following coding sequences:
- the LOC126673381 gene encoding importin subunit beta-1-like — translation MAMEVTQVLLNAQSIDGNVRKHAEESLKQFQAQNLPAFLLSLSVELANDDKPVDSRKLAGLVLKNALDAKEQHTKYELVQRWLSLDVSAKSQMKTCLLNTLSSLVLDARSTASQVIAKIAGIELPQKQWPELIGSLLSNIDQLPLHVKQSTLETLGYLCEEVSPDVVDQDQVNKILTAVVQGINASEASNDVRLAATRALYNALGFAQANFSNDMERDYIMRVVCEATLSPEVKIRQAAFECLVSISSMYYEKLAPYMQDIFNITAKAVREEEEPVALQAIEFWSSICDEEIDILEDYGGDFTGDSDIPCFYFIKQALPALVPLLLETLLKQEEDQDQDEGAWNIAMAGGTCLGLVARTVGDDIVPLVMPFIEENITKPDWRQREAATYAFGSILEGPSPDKLTPLVNVALNFMLTALTNDPNNHVKDTTAWTLGRIFEFLHGSTVDTPIITQANCQQIITVLLQSMRDAPNVAEKACGALYFLAQGYEEAGPSSPLTPYFQEIVHALMTVTHREDAGESRLRTAAYETLNEVVRSTDETAPMVLQLVPVIMTELHNTLEGQKPGSDEREKQSELQGLLCGCLQVIIQKLGSSESTKSVFMQYADQIMGLFLRVFACRSATVHEEAMLAIGALAYVTGPDFAKYMSEFYKYLEMGLQNFEEYQVCAVTVGVVGDICRALEDKILLYCDGIMTQLLKDLSSNQLHRSVKPPIFSCFGDIALAIDENFEKYLMYAMPMLQSAAELSAHTAGADDEMIEYTNSLRNGILEAYSGILQGFKNSPKTQLLIPYSPHILQFLDSIYMEKDMDDLVMKTAIGVLGDLADTLGSNAGSLIQQSLSVKDFLDECLSSEDQMIKESAEWAKLAISRAISI, via the exons ATGGCAATGGAGGTTACCCAGGTTCTTTTAAATGCGCAATCAATAGATGGTAATGTTCGGAAGCATGCAGAGGAAAGCTTGAAACAATTTCAGGCCCAAAATTTACCCGCTTTTCTGCTGTCACTCTCCGTCGAGCTAGCTAATGATGATAAGCCTGTTGACAGTCGTAAACTAGCAGGTCTCGTTCTCAAGAATGCACTGGACGCCAAGGAACAGCATACCAAATACGAGCTTGTTCAGAGATGGTTGTCGTTGGATGTTTCTGCAAAGAGCCAGATGAAGACGTGCTTGCTCAACACCCTCTCGTCTCTCGTGTTAGATGCCCGATCAACTGCTTCGCAAGTCATTGCCAAAATTGCTGGCATCGAGTTGCCTCAGAAACAATGGCCTGAGTTGATAGGATCACTTTTATCTAATATTGACCAGCTGCCTCTTCATGTTAAGCAGTCCACGTTAGAAACTCTGGGGTATTTGTGTGAAGAAGTTTCTCCTGATGTTGTGGATCAAGATCAAGTAAATAAAATTCTGACTGCAGTTGTTCAAGGTATAAATGCATCTGAAGCTAGCAATGATGTTAGGCTTGCTGCTACCCGAGCACTGTATAATGCTCTAGGCTTTGCTCAAGCAAATTTTAGCAATGATATGGAGCGCGACTACATCATGAGAGTTGTTTGCGAGGCGACTTTGTCTCCAGAAGTGAAGATCAGACAAGCAGCTTTTGAATGTTTGGTCTCCATTTCCTCGATGTACTATGAGAAATTAGCTCCTTATATGCAAGACATCTTTAACATCACAGCCAAGGCCGTGAGGGAAGAAGAGGAACCTGTTGCTCTTCAAGCAATTGAGTTTTGGAGTTCAATTTGCGATGAGGAAATCGATATCTTGGAAGATTATGGGGGTGATTTCACAGGGGATTCTGATATCCCATGCTTTTACTTTATCAAGCAGGCGCTCCCTGCTCTTGTTCCATTGTTGTTGGAGACCCTTCTTAAGCAAGAGGAAGACCAGGATCAGGACGAAGGTGCTTGGAATATTGCAATGGCCGGTGGAACATGTCTAGGTCTGGTTGCACGAACTGTGGGTGATGATATTGTGCCCCTTGTTATGCCATTCATTGaagaaaatattacaaaaccagATTGGAGGCAAAGGGAGGCGGCAACATATGCTTTTGGCTCAATCTTGGAAGGTCCTTCCCCTGATAAGTTGACACCTCTTGTTAATGTTGCTTTAAATTTTATGCTCACAGCTTTGACAAATGATCCTAATAACCATGTGAAGGATACTACTGCTTGGACCTTGGGGCGAATCTTTGAATTCCTTCATGGTTCAACTGTGGATACACCCATAATTACTCAAGCAAATTGTCAACAGATCATCACTGTATTGCTCCAGAGCATGAGAGATGCTCCAAATGTGGCTGAAAAGGCATGTGGTGCCCTCTATTTTCTTGCCCAAGGTTATGAAGAGGCAGGCCCATCATCTCCTTTAACACcttattttcaagaaattgtGCATGCTCTTATGACTGTTACTCACAGAGAAGATGCTGGGGAGTCCCGATTGAGAACTGCTGCTTATGAAACATTGAATGAAGTTGTAAGGTCAACTGATGAAACAGCACCCATGGTATTACAGCTGGTACCTGTCATTATGACCGAGCTTCACAATACTCTTGAAGGGCAGAAGCCAGGATCTGATGAGAGAGAAAAGCAGAGTGAGTTGCAAGGCCTCCTTTGTGGGTGTTTACAAGTTATCATTCAGAAATTAGGTTCATCAGAGTCTACCAAGTCCGTTTTCATGCAATATGCTGATCAGATTATGGGGCTTTTCTTGAGGGTTTTTGCTTGTAGAAGCGCAACTGTCCATGAGGAGGCAATGCTTGCGATTGGAGCCCTTGCCTATGTAACTGGTCCGGATTTTGCTAAATACATGTCAGAGTTCTACAAATATTTggaaatgggtcttcaaaattTTGAGGAATACCAAGTTTGTGCTGTTACTGTTGGTGTTGTAGGGGATATCTGCAGGGCATTGGAGGATAAAATTTTGCTATATTGTGATGGGATCATGACACAACTTCTTAAGGATTTATCTAGCAATCAGCTGCATCGGTCTGTGAAGCCCCCAATATTCTCATGCTTTGGCGACATTGCCTTGGCAATAGATGAAAATTTTGAGAAGTACTTGATGTATGCCATGCCCATGCTCCAAAGTGCTGCAGAGCTCTCTGCCCATACAGCTGGGGCTGATGATGAAATGATTGAATATACGAACTCACTTAGAAATGGAATTTTGGAGGCATATTCTGGAATTCTGCAAGGATTTAAAAACTCTCCTAAAACCCAACTCTTGATTCCTTATTCTCCCCATATCCTCCAGTTCCTGGACAGCATATATATGGAGAAAGACAT GGATGATTTGGTTATGAAAACTGCCATTGGAGTTCTTGGAGATTTAGCAGATACATTGGGAAGTAATGCTGGTTCTTTGATACAGCAATCTCTTTCTGTTAAAGACTTTTTAGATGAATGTTTGTCTTCTGAAGATCAAATGATTAAGGAATCTGCTGAATGGGCCAAGTTGGCCATAAGTCGTGCTATTTCTATTTGA